One stretch of Streptomyces hygroscopicus DNA includes these proteins:
- a CDS encoding GntR family transcriptional regulator — protein sequence MEEEDSSGGAEALQLSVDRSSPVPLYFQLSQQLEAAIEQGRLAPGSLLGNEIELAGRLGLSRPTVRQAISSLVDKGLLVRRRGVGTQVVHSQVKRPLELSSLYDDLEAAGQRPATQVLLNTTELATAEVAAALGISEGAEVVLIERLRLAHGEPMAHLRNHLPVGLLKLDSAELEGTGLYRLMRAAGITLHSARQAVGARAATAEEGEQLGEPEGAPLLTMERTTFDDTGRAVEFGSHTYRASRYAFEFQLLVRP from the coding sequence ATGGAGGAAGAAGACTCTTCGGGCGGGGCTGAGGCGCTCCAGCTCAGCGTGGACCGCAGCAGTCCGGTCCCGCTGTATTTCCAGCTGTCCCAGCAGCTCGAGGCGGCGATCGAGCAGGGGCGGCTGGCGCCCGGCAGCCTGCTGGGCAATGAGATCGAGCTGGCCGGGCGGCTCGGGCTGTCCCGCCCCACCGTCCGGCAGGCCATTTCGTCGCTGGTCGACAAGGGGCTGCTGGTGCGCCGCCGGGGCGTGGGCACGCAGGTGGTGCACAGCCAGGTCAAGCGCCCGCTGGAGCTGAGCAGCCTCTACGACGACCTGGAAGCGGCCGGTCAGCGCCCCGCCACCCAGGTGCTGCTGAACACGACCGAGCTCGCGACCGCCGAGGTCGCCGCCGCGCTCGGCATTTCCGAAGGTGCCGAGGTGGTGCTGATCGAGCGGCTGCGGCTGGCGCACGGCGAGCCCATGGCCCATCTGCGCAACCACCTCCCTGTGGGCCTGCTCAAGCTGGACAGCGCCGAGCTGGAGGGCACCGGGCTCTACCGGCTGATGCGCGCGGCCGGGATCACCCTGCACAGCGCCCGCCAGGCGGTCGGCGCCCGCGCGGCCACCGCCGAGGAGGGGGAGCAGCTCGGGGAGCCGGAGGGGGCGCCGCTGCTGACCATGGAGCGCACGACCTTCGACGACACCGGCCGGGCCGTGGAATTCGGCTCGCACACCTACCGGGCCTCGCGCTACGCCTTCGAGTTCCAGCTCCTCGTACGACCCTGA
- a CDS encoding ribose ABC transporter permease translates to MSAEAPPVEELASRQPVRGSLPRRLAGRPELGAVVGAVAVFVFFSIVADAFLQWSSFSTVLYASSTIGIMAVPVALLMIGGEFDLSTGVLVTSSALISSMFSYQMTANVWVGAGVSLLATLAIGFFNGYLLVRTNLPSFIITLGTFLILQGCNLGFTKLISDTVSTKTIADMEGFPSAHKVFASHLTIGDVEVQITVLWWFALVALATWILLRTRAGNWIFAVGGAKEAARAVGVPVERTKIGLYLGVALAAWISGQHLLFNYDVVQSGEGVGNELLYIIAAVIGGCLLTGGYGSAVGAAVGAFIFGMTNKGIVYAQWGADWFKFFLGAMLLLATLLNWWVRKRAEESK, encoded by the coding sequence ATGAGCGCGGAGGCACCGCCCGTCGAAGAACTCGCGAGCCGGCAGCCGGTCCGTGGCTCGCTGCCGCGCCGGCTCGCGGGGCGGCCGGAGCTGGGCGCGGTCGTCGGCGCCGTCGCCGTCTTCGTCTTCTTCTCGATCGTCGCCGACGCCTTTCTCCAGTGGTCCAGCTTCAGCACCGTGCTGTACGCCTCCTCGACCATCGGGATCATGGCGGTGCCGGTCGCGCTGCTGATGATCGGCGGGGAGTTCGATCTGTCGACCGGCGTCCTGGTGACCAGCTCGGCGCTGATCTCGTCGATGTTCTCGTACCAGATGACGGCGAACGTATGGGTCGGCGCCGGGGTGTCCCTGCTGGCCACCCTCGCGATCGGCTTCTTCAACGGCTATCTGCTGGTCCGCACCAATCTGCCGAGCTTCATCATCACGCTCGGCACCTTCCTGATTCTCCAGGGCTGCAACCTCGGCTTCACCAAGCTGATCAGCGACACCGTCTCCACCAAGACCATCGCCGACATGGAGGGCTTCCCCTCCGCCCATAAGGTCTTCGCCTCGCATCTGACCATCGGGGACGTCGAGGTGCAGATCACCGTCCTGTGGTGGTTCGCCCTGGTCGCGCTCGCCACCTGGATCCTGCTGCGCACCCGCGCCGGGAACTGGATCTTCGCGGTGGGCGGCGCCAAGGAGGCGGCCCGCGCGGTCGGCGTACCGGTGGAGCGCACCAAGATCGGCCTCTATCTGGGCGTCGCGCTGGCCGCCTGGATCTCCGGCCAGCATCTGCTGTTCAACTACGACGTCGTCCAGTCCGGCGAGGGCGTGGGCAATGAGCTGCTCTACATCATCGCCGCCGTCATCGGCGGCTGCCTGCTGACCGGCGGCTACGGTTCGGCGGTCGGCGCGGCCGTCGGCGCGTTCATCTTCGGCATGACCAACAAGGGCATCGTCTACGCGCAGTGGGGCGCCGACTGGTTCAAGTTCTTCCTCGGGGCGATGCTGCTGCTCGCCACGCTGCTCAACTGGTGGGTCCGCAAGCGGGCGGAGGAGAGTAAATGA
- a CDS encoding ABC transporter substrate-binding protein produces MRRTVILSALAAVLAVTAAGSALAVGSTSKPESPRASAADRARPQRGTLLDRVPERGVLRVCTTGDYRPFSHRDPKSGAYTGIDIKMAGDLAKSLDAKPAFVPTTWATLVDDLAAGRCDVGMGGVSVTLARARKASFSEPYLTDGKTPIVRCADKDRYRTLEDIDRPGVRVVVNPGGTNEEFARAHVKRATLTVHPDNTTIFDEIIAGRADVMMTDASETRYQSAIHPELCAVHPDEPFSFSEKAYALPRGDAQFKEYVDQWVHLATHDGTYKKYEDEWMKR; encoded by the coding sequence GTGAGACGTACCGTCATACTGTCCGCCCTCGCCGCCGTGCTCGCCGTCACCGCCGCCGGTTCGGCGCTGGCCGTCGGCTCCACGTCCAAGCCCGAGTCGCCGCGGGCGTCCGCCGCCGACCGCGCCCGGCCGCAGCGCGGCACCCTGCTCGACCGGGTGCCCGAGCGCGGGGTGCTGCGGGTGTGCACCACAGGCGACTACCGGCCTTTCAGCCATCGTGACCCCAAGTCCGGCGCCTACACCGGCATCGACATCAAGATGGCCGGGGACCTCGCCAAGAGCCTGGACGCCAAACCGGCGTTCGTGCCCACCACCTGGGCCACCCTGGTGGACGACCTTGCCGCCGGACGCTGCGACGTGGGCATGGGCGGGGTGTCGGTGACCCTGGCCCGCGCCCGTAAGGCGTCCTTCAGCGAGCCGTATCTCACCGATGGCAAGACGCCGATCGTGCGCTGCGCGGACAAGGACAGGTACCGCACGCTGGAGGACATCGACCGGCCGGGCGTGCGGGTGGTGGTCAACCCGGGTGGCACCAATGAGGAGTTCGCCCGAGCCCATGTCAAACGGGCCACTCTCACCGTCCATCCGGACAACACCACGATCTTCGACGAGATCATCGCGGGCCGCGCCGATGTGATGATGACGGACGCCAGCGAGACCCGCTACCAGTCCGCGATCCACCCGGAGCTGTGCGCGGTCCACCCCGACGAGCCGTTCTCCTTCTCCGAGAAGGCGTACGCCCTGCCGCGCGGCGACGCGCAGTTCAAGGAGTACGTCGATCAGTGGGTCCATCTGGCCACGCACGACGGTACGTACAAGAAGTACGAGGACGAATGGATGAAGCGGTGA
- a CDS encoding TetR family transcriptional regulator: MSPAQPVRRRSDAVANRAALLDAAERVLLRDGPAVPLDVVAREAGVGIATLYRNFADRDELYAAVVHRAHQLVADLAQEAEASAAPPLDALAGFLDRLLAERRHLALPLLSAPGPRPQNGADPLGPHPQNGADPLGPRISRSLAAVLERGIDDGSIRPDATAADLVVTGATLARAQLPPDAWERAARRIAALVLDGLRARSGTAPLPAGLTGAELDRAMTHSGGDRAAY; this comes from the coding sequence ATGAGTCCCGCCCAGCCCGTGCGCCGCCGCTCGGACGCCGTCGCCAACCGCGCCGCCCTCCTCGACGCGGCCGAGCGGGTCCTGCTCCGCGATGGGCCCGCCGTGCCGTTGGACGTGGTGGCGCGCGAGGCCGGGGTCGGCATCGCCACGCTGTACCGGAACTTCGCCGACCGCGACGAGTTATACGCGGCCGTCGTCCACCGCGCCCACCAGCTCGTGGCCGACCTCGCCCAGGAGGCCGAGGCCAGCGCGGCGCCACCGCTGGACGCGCTGGCCGGTTTCCTGGACCGGCTCCTCGCCGAACGCCGCCATCTCGCCCTGCCGTTGCTCAGTGCTCCCGGCCCGCGCCCGCAGAACGGGGCCGACCCCCTCGGCCCGCATCCGCAGAACGGGGCCGACCCTCTCGGCCCGCGGATCTCCAGGTCGTTGGCCGCGGTCCTGGAGCGGGGCATCGACGACGGCTCGATCCGGCCCGATGCCACCGCCGCCGACCTCGTCGTCACCGGCGCGACGCTCGCCCGTGCCCAACTCCCGCCCGACGCCTGGGAGCGGGCCGCCCGCCGCATCGCCGCGCTCGTCCTGGACGGTCTGCGCGCCCGCTCCGGCACCGCCCCGCTCCCCGCCGGGCTCACCGGTGCCGAGCTGGACCGGGCCATGACCCACAGCGGGGGCGACAGGGCCGCCTACTAG
- a CDS encoding 2-dehydro-3-deoxygluconokinase → MANGPEVVTCGEAMLLLLAEPGVPLDRAVHFRRSVAGAESNVAVGLARLGHGVRWLGRVGADPAGEAVLRELRADCVDVAHAIVDDHAPTGLLMRDSHAHRAIDVQYYRMGSAASRLTPEQIRPEALEGTRLLHLSGITPMLSPTAAAASRRLVELARAAGAKVSFDPNVRHKLGGAAQWAQTAGPLLRDADIVLAGEDELELLTAQPADEAARELLRGGADEVVIKRADHSSTVLTADGGWDQAPHAVPVVDPIGAGDGFAAGYLSARLRGLHEHQALAEAVCVAALVVQAATDTDGLPTAAARDRALAELSKGGDAVYR, encoded by the coding sequence GTGGCGAACGGTCCGGAAGTGGTCACGTGCGGGGAGGCGATGCTCCTGCTGCTCGCCGAGCCCGGGGTCCCGCTGGACCGGGCCGTGCATTTCCGCCGGTCGGTGGCGGGGGCCGAGTCCAATGTGGCCGTGGGCCTCGCCCGGCTCGGCCACGGGGTGCGCTGGCTCGGCCGGGTCGGCGCCGACCCCGCGGGGGAGGCGGTGCTGCGCGAGCTGCGCGCCGACTGTGTGGACGTCGCCCACGCGATCGTGGACGACCACGCCCCCACCGGGCTGCTGATGCGGGACAGCCATGCGCACCGCGCCATCGATGTGCAGTACTACCGCATGGGATCGGCCGCCTCCAGGCTGACGCCCGAGCAGATACGCCCCGAGGCCCTCGAAGGCACCCGGCTGCTCCATCTGTCCGGGATCACACCGATGCTCTCGCCGACCGCGGCGGCCGCGAGCCGGCGCCTGGTGGAGCTGGCCCGTGCGGCCGGGGCCAAGGTGTCCTTCGATCCGAACGTACGACACAAGCTGGGCGGCGCGGCGCAGTGGGCCCAGACGGCGGGCCCGTTGCTGCGCGACGCCGACATCGTCCTCGCGGGCGAGGACGAGTTGGAGCTGCTGACCGCCCAACCCGCCGACGAGGCCGCGCGGGAGCTGCTGCGCGGCGGGGCAGACGAGGTCGTGATCAAGCGCGCCGACCACTCCTCGACCGTCCTCACCGCGGACGGCGGCTGGGACCAGGCGCCCCACGCGGTGCCGGTCGTCGACCCGATCGGGGCCGGTGACGGCTTCGCGGCCGGCTATCTGTCGGCCCGCCTGCGCGGGCTGCACGAGCACCAGGCGCTCGCCGAGGCGGTGTGCGTGGCCGCCCTCGTCGTCCAGGCCGCCACCGATACGGACGGGCTGCCCACCGCCGCCGCGCGGGACCGGGCGCTCGCCGAGCTGTCCAAGGGCGGGGACGCGGTGTACCGCTGA
- a CDS encoding beta-lactamase, with the protein MISMKLTKKGHACVRIEKDGQALVIDPGTFSEEDAAVGADAILVTHEHFDHFNEERLRTALDANPAAHIWTLSSVSGQISAAFPGRVHTVGEGDTFTAAGFDLEVHGQLHAVIHPDIPRITNVGYLVDGTLFHPGDALTVPAGRQVDTLMLPVHAPWNKLAEVLDYVRAVDPRRAVDIHDALLSDLAHMVYGRMLGPDGPGTGGAEHLRLTPGESLTL; encoded by the coding sequence ATGATCTCCATGAAGCTCACCAAGAAGGGCCATGCCTGCGTCCGGATCGAGAAGGACGGGCAGGCGCTCGTCATCGACCCCGGGACCTTCAGCGAAGAGGACGCCGCGGTCGGCGCGGACGCGATCCTGGTCACCCACGAGCACTTCGACCACTTCAACGAGGAGCGGCTGCGCACGGCGCTCGACGCCAACCCCGCCGCCCACATCTGGACGCTCTCCAGCGTCTCCGGCCAGATCTCGGCGGCGTTCCCCGGGCGGGTGCACACCGTCGGGGAGGGCGATACCTTCACCGCCGCCGGATTCGACCTCGAGGTGCACGGCCAGCTCCACGCCGTCATCCACCCCGACATCCCGCGGATCACCAATGTGGGCTATCTCGTGGACGGCACGCTCTTCCACCCCGGCGACGCGCTCACCGTGCCCGCCGGACGGCAGGTGGACACGCTGATGCTGCCGGTGCACGCCCCCTGGAACAAGCTCGCCGAGGTCCTCGACTACGTCCGCGCGGTCGACCCGCGCCGGGCCGTCGACATCCACGACGCCCTGCTGTCCGACCTCGCGCACATGGTCTACGGCCGCATGCTCGGCCCCGACGGACCGGGCACCGGCGGCGCCGAGCACCTGCGGCTGACACCGGGCGAGTCCCTCACCCTCTGA
- a CDS encoding 3-oxoadipate enol-lactonase, with the protein MSETKTLQYRTDGPEDGPLLVLGPSLGTTWHMWDRQIPELSRHWRVLRFDLPGHGGAPAHPAPSVAELAARLLATLDQLEVERFGYAGCSIGGAIGAELALRHPRRVGSLALVSASPRFGTADSFRQRGVVVRTNGLDPIARATPERWFTPAFAAAQPAIVDWAVQMVRTTDPGCYIAACEALAAFDIRAELGRIGIPTLVVAGADDQVTPAADARVLVAGIADARLALVPGASHLTPVEQPMAVTDLLVRHFSSSWQSPDHPTGVTAIPAPPVKPVLSPVPPGAEIVSYGHNVPEPLLDAHSDAYDQGIKVRREVLGDAHVDRAQSLTDEFTGDFQDFITRYAWGEVWTRPGIDRRTRSVVTLTALAARGHLDELAFHTRAALRNGLTPTEIKEVLLHTGVYCGVPTANSAFAVAQRIIREETSPEG; encoded by the coding sequence GTGAGCGAGACGAAGACACTTCAGTACCGGACCGATGGACCCGAGGACGGGCCCCTGCTCGTCCTCGGACCGTCGCTGGGCACCACCTGGCATATGTGGGACCGCCAGATACCCGAGCTCTCCCGCCACTGGCGCGTCCTGCGCTTCGACCTCCCCGGCCACGGCGGCGCGCCCGCCCATCCGGCCCCCTCCGTGGCCGAGCTCGCCGCCCGGCTGCTGGCCACCCTCGACCAGCTCGAGGTCGAACGCTTCGGCTACGCGGGCTGTTCGATCGGCGGGGCCATCGGCGCCGAGCTCGCGCTCCGACATCCCCGGAGAGTGGGCTCACTCGCCCTCGTGTCCGCCTCCCCGCGCTTCGGCACCGCCGACTCCTTCCGGCAGCGCGGCGTCGTGGTCCGCACCAACGGCCTCGACCCGATCGCCCGCGCCACCCCCGAGCGCTGGTTCACCCCCGCCTTCGCCGCCGCGCAGCCCGCCATCGTCGACTGGGCCGTCCAGATGGTCCGCACCACCGACCCCGGCTGCTACATCGCCGCCTGCGAGGCCCTCGCCGCCTTCGACATCCGCGCCGAGCTGGGCCGGATCGGCATCCCCACCCTGGTGGTGGCCGGCGCCGACGACCAGGTCACCCCGGCCGCCGACGCCCGCGTCCTGGTCGCCGGCATCGCCGACGCCCGGCTCGCGCTCGTCCCCGGCGCCTCCCATCTCACCCCCGTCGAACAGCCGATGGCCGTCACCGATCTGCTGGTGCGCCACTTCTCCAGCTCCTGGCAGTCCCCGGACCACCCGACCGGGGTGACCGCGATCCCCGCGCCCCCGGTCAAGCCCGTGCTCTCCCCGGTACCGCCCGGCGCCGAGATCGTCAGTTACGGCCACAATGTGCCCGAGCCGCTGCTGGACGCCCACTCCGACGCGTACGACCAGGGCATCAAGGTGCGCCGCGAGGTGCTCGGCGACGCCCATGTGGACCGCGCGCAGTCCCTGACCGACGAGTTCACCGGCGACTTCCAGGACTTCATCACCCGCTACGCGTGGGGCGAGGTGTGGACCCGGCCCGGAATCGACCGGCGCACCCGCAGCGTGGTCACCCTCACCGCCCTCGCCGCCCGCGGCCACCTCGACGAACTCGCCTTCCACACCCGCGCCGCGCTGCGCAACGGGCTGACCCCCACCGAGATCAAGGAGGTGCTGCTGCACACCGGCGTCTACTGCGGGGTGCCGACCGCCAACTCCGCCTTCGCCGTGGCCCAGCGGATCATCCGCGAGGAGACAAGCCCGGAGGGCTAG
- a CDS encoding sugar ABC transporter substrate-binding protein: protein MTAAVLAAVLGTALAGCSSTGGKRAEERAAREAAAGGRAAVNTPKWTFAMVTHSGDGDTFWDIVQSGAKQAAVKDNIRFLYAHNEEGKEQSQLVQSYIDQKVDGLIVTLAKPDAMKAVVKKAQKAGIPVITVNSGSEVSKAFGALTHVGQDETIAGEAVGDELNKRGREKALCVLHEQGNVGHEQRCDGAAKTFDGKMEKIYVEGTNMPDVQSSIEAKLQSDKGIDTVLTLGAPFADTAAKAADQAGSKAEIDTFDLNAKVAAALQDGTLGFAVDQQPYLQGYEAVDLLWLNRYNADVLGGGKPVLTGPQIITKDDAAELASYTKRGTR, encoded by the coding sequence ATGACCGCCGCCGTGCTGGCGGCGGTGCTGGGTACGGCGTTGGCGGGCTGCAGCAGTACGGGCGGCAAGCGTGCCGAGGAGCGGGCCGCGAGGGAGGCGGCCGCCGGGGGGCGGGCGGCGGTCAACACCCCGAAGTGGACCTTCGCGATGGTCACCCACTCCGGCGACGGCGACACCTTCTGGGACATCGTCCAGAGCGGCGCCAAGCAGGCCGCGGTCAAGGACAACATCCGGTTCCTCTACGCCCACAACGAGGAGGGCAAGGAGCAGTCCCAGCTGGTCCAGTCCTACATCGACCAGAAGGTCGACGGCCTGATCGTCACCCTCGCCAAGCCCGACGCCATGAAGGCCGTGGTGAAGAAGGCGCAGAAGGCCGGGATACCGGTGATCACCGTCAACTCCGGCTCCGAGGTGTCCAAGGCGTTCGGCGCGCTCACCCATGTCGGCCAGGACGAGACCATCGCGGGCGAGGCCGTCGGCGACGAGCTCAACAAGCGGGGCCGCGAGAAGGCCCTGTGCGTGCTCCACGAGCAGGGCAACGTCGGCCATGAGCAGCGCTGCGACGGCGCGGCCAAGACCTTCGACGGCAAGATGGAGAAGATCTACGTCGAGGGCACCAACATGCCCGATGTGCAGTCCTCGATCGAGGCCAAGCTCCAGTCGGACAAGGGCATCGACACCGTGCTCACCCTCGGCGCGCCCTTCGCGGACACCGCCGCCAAGGCCGCGGACCAGGCGGGCAGCAAGGCCGAGATCGACACCTTCGACCTCAACGCCAAGGTCGCCGCGGCGCTCCAGGACGGCACGCTCGGCTTCGCCGTGGACCAGCAGCCGTATCTCCAGGGCTATGAGGCCGTGGATCTGCTGTGGCTCAACCGCTACAACGCCGATGTGCTCGGCGGCGGCAAGCCGGTGCTGACCGGACCGCAGATCATCACCAAGGACGACGCCGCCGAGCTCGCGTCGTACACGAAGCGGGGCACCCGATGA
- a CDS encoding sugar ABC transporter ATP-binding protein produces the protein MSTSQTSRASRTSLVALSDISKYYGNVQALDGVSLEVHAGEITCVLGDNGAGKSTLIKIVAGLHQHDGGTFAIEGEETRLGSPREALDRGIATVYQDLAVVPMMPVWRNFFLGSEIHKGRGPLRRLDVAAMRATTHRELLRMGIDLRDVDQPIGTLSGGQRQCVAIARAVHFGAKVLILDEPTAALGVKQSGVVLKYVAAARDAGLGVVLITHNPHHAYLVGDRFVLLKRGAMAGSHAKDEIALEELTRQMAGGSELEQLSHELARTPAPDLSEGVAKG, from the coding sequence ATGAGTACGTCCCAGACATCTCGGGCGTCCCGGACGTCTCTGGTCGCGCTCAGTGACATCAGCAAGTACTACGGCAACGTCCAGGCCCTGGACGGCGTCTCCCTCGAGGTGCACGCCGGGGAGATCACCTGTGTCCTCGGGGACAACGGAGCGGGCAAGTCCACCCTCATCAAGATCGTCGCGGGGCTGCACCAGCACGACGGCGGCACCTTCGCCATCGAGGGGGAGGAGACCCGGCTCGGCTCCCCGCGCGAGGCCCTCGACCGCGGGATCGCCACGGTCTACCAGGACCTCGCCGTGGTCCCGATGATGCCGGTGTGGCGGAACTTCTTCCTCGGCTCCGAGATCCACAAGGGCCGCGGACCGCTCCGGCGCCTGGACGTGGCGGCGATGCGCGCCACGACCCACCGTGAACTGCTGCGCATGGGCATCGATCTGCGCGACGTCGACCAGCCCATCGGCACCCTCTCCGGCGGTCAGCGCCAGTGCGTCGCCATCGCCCGTGCCGTCCACTTCGGCGCGAAGGTGCTCATCCTCGACGAGCCGACGGCGGCGCTGGGCGTCAAGCAGTCCGGGGTCGTGCTCAAGTACGTCGCGGCCGCCCGGGACGCGGGCCTCGGCGTGGTCCTCATCACCCACAACCCGCACCACGCCTATCTCGTCGGCGACCGCTTCGTGCTGCTCAAGCGAGGTGCCATGGCGGGCAGCCACGCCAAGGACGAGATCGCGCTGGAGGAGCTCACCCGGCAGATGGCGGGCGGCAGCGAGCTGGAACAGCTCAGCCATGAACTGGCCCGCACCCCCGCCCCCGATCTCTCGGAAGGGGTCGCGAAGGGCTGA
- a CDS encoding 2-dehydro-3-deoxyphosphogluconate aldolase, protein MYRWEITRAALAQRVLAIVRSDSYDHAHATADSLLSAGITSLEISLTTPFALEAVTTLIREVGDDAVIGAGTVLDAASARMAVDAGARFLVSPSLDPEVIRTGHRYGLPVFPGVATPTEAVHAMELGADALKLFPASAYGPRWVSDVRAALPQAAVVPTGGVTLAEAPDWIAAGAVACGMGSALSEGDRDTVGKRAAELLARLADVAPPLDSAPELY, encoded by the coding sequence GTGTACCGCTGGGAGATCACCCGGGCCGCGCTCGCGCAGCGCGTTCTCGCCATCGTCCGTAGCGACAGCTACGACCACGCCCATGCCACGGCGGACAGTCTGCTCTCCGCCGGTATCACCAGCCTGGAGATCTCGCTGACCACGCCCTTCGCCCTGGAGGCGGTCACCACACTGATCCGGGAGGTCGGTGATGACGCGGTGATCGGCGCGGGCACGGTGCTCGATGCCGCCTCGGCCCGGATGGCGGTGGACGCGGGCGCCCGCTTCCTCGTCTCGCCGAGCCTGGACCCCGAGGTCATCCGCACCGGCCACCGCTACGGTCTGCCGGTCTTCCCCGGCGTGGCCACACCCACCGAGGCGGTGCACGCGATGGAGCTGGGCGCGGACGCCCTGAAGCTCTTCCCCGCCTCCGCCTACGGGCCCCGATGGGTCAGCGACGTACGGGCCGCGCTGCCGCAGGCCGCCGTGGTCCCCACCGGCGGGGTGACGCTGGCCGAGGCCCCGGACTGGATCGCGGCCGGGGCCGTCGCGTGCGGAATGGGCTCCGCGCTGTCCGAGGGCGACCGGGACACCGTGGGCAAGCGCGCCGCCGAGCTGCTGGCCCGCCTCGCGGATGTGGCACCACCGCTGGACTCGGCGCCGGAGCTGTACTGA
- a CDS encoding glucokinase, producing the protein MSIYRERVHRGSARATVLRTVGTRERRSHLSAPRVPTVGIDIGGTKVMAGVVDADGTILEKLRTETPDKSKSPKVVEDTITELVLDLSDRHDVHAVGIGAAGWVDADRNRVLFAPHLSWRNEPLRDRLAERLDVPVMVDNDANAAAWAEWRFGAGRGEDHLVMITLGTGIGGAILEDGQVKRGKYGVAGEFGHMQVVPAGHRCPCGNRGCWEQYSSGNALVREARELAAAESPVAYGITDRVGGNIQEITGPLITELARQGDAMCIELLQDIGQWLGVGIANLAAALDPSCFVIGGGVSAADDLLIGPARDAFRRTLTGRGYRPEARIVKAQLGPEAGMVGAADLARLVARRFRRANRRRVERYERAGSSSPLRLAPRGQAGRE; encoded by the coding sequence ATGAGCATCTACCGCGAACGAGTGCACCGGGGCTCGGCCCGGGCCACCGTATTGCGGACCGTCGGCACCCGTGAGCGCCGCTCGCATCTCAGCGCGCCCCGGGTGCCCACGGTCGGCATCGACATCGGCGGCACCAAGGTGATGGCAGGGGTGGTCGACGCCGACGGCACCATCCTCGAGAAGCTGCGCACCGAGACCCCGGACAAGTCCAAGAGCCCCAAGGTCGTCGAGGACACCATCACCGAACTGGTGCTGGACCTCTCCGACCGGCACGATGTGCACGCCGTGGGCATCGGCGCCGCGGGCTGGGTGGACGCCGACCGCAACCGGGTGCTCTTCGCCCCGCATCTGTCCTGGCGCAACGAACCGCTGCGCGACCGGCTCGCCGAGCGGCTCGACGTCCCGGTCATGGTCGACAACGACGCCAACGCCGCCGCGTGGGCGGAGTGGCGGTTCGGCGCCGGACGCGGCGAGGACCATCTCGTCATGATCACCCTCGGCACCGGAATCGGCGGCGCGATCCTGGAGGACGGCCAGGTCAAGCGCGGCAAGTACGGCGTCGCGGGGGAGTTCGGCCATATGCAGGTCGTCCCGGCCGGCCACCGCTGCCCCTGTGGCAACCGCGGCTGCTGGGAGCAGTACAGCTCCGGCAACGCCCTCGTCCGCGAGGCCCGCGAACTGGCCGCCGCCGAATCGCCGGTCGCGTACGGGATCACCGACCGGGTCGGCGGCAACATCCAGGAGATCACCGGACCGCTGATCACCGAGCTGGCCCGGCAGGGCGACGCCATGTGTATCGAACTGCTCCAGGACATCGGCCAGTGGCTCGGCGTCGGCATCGCCAATCTCGCCGCCGCCCTCGACCCCTCCTGCTTCGTCATCGGCGGAGGCGTCAGCGCCGCCGACGATCTGCTGATCGGCCCCGCCCGGGACGCCTTCCGGCGCACCCTCACCGGCCGCGGGTACCGGCCGGAGGCCCGGATCGTCAAGGCGCAGCTCGGCCCCGAGGCCGGGATGGTCGGCGCCGCCGACCTCGCCCGGCTGGTGGCCCGCCGCTTCCGCCGCGCCAACCGCCGCCGTGTCGAGCGGTACGAGCGCGCCGGGTCCTCCTCCCCGCTGCGGCTGGCGCCGCGCGGTCAGGCAGGCCGCGAATGA